One genomic region from Pseudomonas sp. R5-89-07 encodes:
- a CDS encoding HlyD family type I secretion periplasmic adaptor subunit, with translation MSSLIVEQHDARFFVRMGWLLTVVGAGGFFLWASLAPLDQGISVQGTVVVSGKRKAVQTLSPGVVSRILVREGEVVKQGQPLFRLDQTQHQADVQSLQAQYRMAWASAARWQSERDNLPGVRFPAELSSNPDPALALVLEGQRQLFSSRREAFAREQAGIRASIDGATSQLGGMRRARSDLTAQAQSLREQLSNLQPLADNGYIPRNRLMDYQRQLSQVQQDLAQNAGESGRVEQGIVESRLKLQQHSEEYQKEVRSQLADAQLRSLTLEQQLTSAGFDLQHSEINAPADGIAVNLGVHTEGAVVRAGETLLEIVPQGTRLEVEGHLPVHLVDKVGTHLPVDILFTAFNQSRTPRVPGEVSLISADQMLDEKTGAPYYVLRTTVSEAALEKLHGLVIKPGMPAEMFVRTGERSLLNYLFKPLLDRAGSALTEE, from the coding sequence ATGAGCAGCCTTATAGTTGAACAACACGACGCACGTTTCTTCGTCCGCATGGGCTGGCTGCTGACCGTGGTCGGCGCTGGCGGCTTTTTCCTCTGGGCCAGCCTGGCGCCCCTGGATCAGGGCATCTCGGTACAAGGCACGGTGGTGGTGTCGGGCAAGCGCAAGGCCGTGCAAACCCTAAGCCCCGGCGTGGTCAGCCGGATCCTGGTGCGCGAAGGCGAGGTGGTGAAGCAGGGCCAGCCGCTGTTTCGTCTCGACCAGACCCAGCACCAGGCCGACGTACAGTCGCTGCAAGCCCAATACCGCATGGCCTGGGCCAGCGCCGCCCGTTGGCAGAGCGAGCGCGACAACCTGCCAGGCGTACGCTTTCCGGCTGAACTGAGCAGCAACCCCGACCCGGCCCTGGCGCTGGTGCTCGAAGGCCAGCGTCAACTGTTCAGCAGCCGGCGCGAAGCCTTTGCCCGTGAGCAGGCCGGCATTCGCGCGAGCATCGATGGCGCCACGTCGCAGTTGGGCGGCATGCGCCGCGCCCGCAGCGACCTGACCGCCCAGGCCCAATCCCTGCGTGAACAACTGAGCAACCTGCAACCGCTCGCCGACAACGGCTACATCCCGCGCAACCGGCTGATGGATTATCAGCGCCAGTTGTCCCAGGTGCAGCAGGACCTGGCGCAGAATGCCGGCGAAAGCGGCCGCGTCGAGCAGGGCATTGTCGAATCGCGCCTCAAATTGCAGCAGCACAGCGAGGAATATCAGAAAGAGGTGCGCAGCCAACTGGCCGATGCCCAACTGCGCAGCCTGACCCTGGAGCAGCAACTCACCTCCGCCGGCTTCGACTTGCAGCACAGCGAAATCAACGCGCCGGCCGATGGCATCGCGGTCAACCTCGGCGTGCACACCGAAGGCGCCGTGGTGCGCGCCGGTGAAACCCTGCTGGAGATCGTGCCCCAAGGCACGCGCCTGGAAGTGGAGGGGCATTTGCCGGTGCACCTGGTGGACAAGGTTGGCACGCACTTGCCGGTGGACATTCTCTTCACCGCCTTCAACCAGAGCCGCACCCCACGGGTGCCAGGTGAGGTGAGCCTGATTTCCGCCGACCAGATGCTCGATGAAAAGACCGGCGCACCCTATTACGTGCTGCGCACCACAGTCAGCGAGGCGGCGCTGGAAAAACTCCACGGCCTGGTGATCAAGCCCGGCATGCCCGCCGAGATGTTCGTGCGCACTGGCGAGCGCTCGTTGCTCAATTACCTGTTCAAGCCGCTGCTCGACCGCGCCGGCTCCGCGTTGACCGAGGAATGA
- a CDS encoding TolC family outer membrane protein — MKPVFIALLFSCASAHAAMGPFDVYEQALRNDPVFLGAIKERDAGLENRTIGRAGLLPKLSYNYNKGRNNSEAHLPDGRGGSYRDDRNYNSYGSTFSLQQPLFDYEAYANYRKGVAQALFADESFRDKSQALLVRVLSYYTQALFAQDQIDIARAKKKAFEQQFQQNQHLFQQGEGTRTDILEAESRYELATAEEIQALDEQDASLRELGALIGVQSVNINDLAPLNQGFAAFTLTPANYDTWHELAISNNPTLASQRQALEVARYEVERNRAGHLPKVTAYASSRKQESDSGNTYNQRYDTNTIGVEVSVPLYAGGGISASTRQASRAMEQAEYELEGKTRETLIELRRQFSACLSGVSKLRAYQKALASAEALVVSTKQSILGGERVNLDALNAEQQLYSTRRDLAQARYDYLMAWTKLHYYAGNLRDTDLAKVDEAFGPDRKL; from the coding sequence ATGAAACCTGTGTTCATCGCCTTGCTGTTCAGTTGCGCCAGTGCACACGCCGCCATGGGCCCGTTCGATGTCTACGAGCAAGCCCTGCGCAATGACCCGGTGTTCCTTGGCGCGATCAAGGAACGCGACGCCGGCCTGGAAAACCGCACCATCGGCCGCGCAGGCCTTCTGCCCAAGCTGTCGTACAACTACAACAAGGGCCGCAACAATTCCGAGGCGCACCTGCCCGATGGGCGCGGTGGCAGCTACCGTGACGACCGCAACTACAACAGTTATGGCTCCACCTTCAGCCTGCAACAGCCGCTGTTCGACTACGAAGCCTATGCCAACTACCGCAAGGGCGTGGCCCAGGCGCTGTTTGCCGATGAAAGCTTTCGCGACAAGAGCCAGGCGCTGTTGGTGCGGGTGTTGAGCTATTACACCCAGGCGTTGTTCGCCCAGGACCAGATCGACATCGCCCGCGCCAAGAAGAAAGCCTTCGAGCAGCAGTTTCAGCAGAACCAGCACTTGTTCCAGCAAGGCGAGGGCACCCGCACCGACATCCTCGAAGCCGAATCGCGCTATGAGCTGGCCACCGCCGAAGAGATCCAGGCCCTGGACGAGCAGGATGCGTCGTTGCGCGAGCTGGGTGCGTTGATCGGCGTGCAAAGCGTCAACATCAACGACCTGGCCCCGCTGAACCAGGGCTTTGCCGCCTTCACCCTGACCCCGGCCAATTACGACACCTGGCATGAGCTGGCCATCAGCAATAACCCGACGCTCGCCTCCCAGCGCCAGGCCCTGGAAGTGGCGCGCTATGAAGTGGAACGCAACCGCGCCGGGCATTTGCCGAAGGTGACTGCATACGCCAGTTCGCGCAAGCAGGAGTCCGACAGCGGCAACACCTACAACCAGCGCTACGACACCAACACCATTGGCGTTGAAGTCAGCGTGCCGCTGTACGCCGGTGGCGGTATCTCGGCGTCCACGCGCCAGGCCAGTCGCGCCATGGAGCAGGCCGAGTACGAACTGGAAGGCAAGACCCGCGAAACCCTGATCGAACTGCGCCGTCAGTTCAGCGCGTGCCTGTCGGGGGTGAGCAAGCTGCGCGCCTATCAAAAAGCCCTGGCCTCGGCCGAGGCACTCGTGGTGTCGACCAAGCAAAGCATCCTTGGCGGCGAGCGGGTCAACCTCGATGCCCTCAATGCCGAGCAGCAGCTCTACAGCACCCGCCGCGACCTCGCCCAGGCGCGCTACGACTACCTGATGGCCTGGACCAAATTGCACTACTACGCGGGCAACTTGCGTGACACCGACCTGGCCAAGGTGGATGAAGCCTTCGGCCCGGATAGAAAACTGTAG
- a CDS encoding autotransporter serine protease, translating to MITDSPRFKPFTAGSLLLLSVAAQAQYAETGQPGDPTSWRSAEYQSDWGLGRMKADEAYAAGISGNGVKIGALDSGFDANHPEASKDRFHPVTASGTYVDGSAFSTTGALNPNNDSHGTHVTGTMGAARDGVGMHGVAYNAQVFVGNTNANDSFLFGPTPDPKYFKAVYSALVDSGVRAINNSWGSQPKDVSYQTLGDLHAAYAQHYNRGTWLDAAADVAKAGVINVFSAGNSGYANASVRSALPYFQPELEGHWLAVSGLDKANNQKYNKCGIAKYWCISTPGALINSTIPDGGYGVKSGTSMSAPHATGALALVMERYPYMTNEQALQVLLTTATQLDGSITQAPNAIVGWGVPDLGRAMHGPGQLLGVTNVNLAAGQGDVWSNGISDQALLQRQAEDRAEHSAWQQTLIDKGWQNGVGATASQQDQTDYAVGSARDQAAANRVYEGSLIKSGAGSLVLSGDSTYRGSTTVNGGLLSVNGSLISAVTVNNSGTLGGSGRIGALSVNSGGRVAPGNSVGTLQVAGDVNLGAGSTYAVELTPTSSDRIVAGGKAVLEGGTVTLALENSSTLLSQSQARSLIGRQYSILEAAGGIQGQFGQVLPNYLFLGGTLDYAANGVQLAVGRNDASFASVGATRNQRAVAAAAEQLGAGNPVYESLLQSDSVATAQQGLQQLSGEIYPAVGAMLINDSRQLRDAVGERLRHVPVAGESNLWLKALGAWGKSDNRGETAGSTTSIGGLLAGVDGALDEQTRIGVVAGYSDSSLGLGSGTHASASIDSYHLGAYAGRELGDWRVSVGGAYSWHRGDVKRDLQYGEVSGKQKTKLDASTAQLFTEAAYRVHLQPLALEPFANLAYVHLDSESFHEKGAAAALERGSDQRDAVLGTLGVRALKTLALNDHQQLELSGSLGWQHSLTAVESEERLAFVAGGPSFDVRSAPLLRDAALVGVQASLALSPSTRVNLDYNGQLGGREKTQGVGLSLNWQF from the coding sequence ATGATCACCGATTCACCACGTTTCAAACCCTTCACCGCAGGCTCATTGCTGCTGCTGTCCGTTGCGGCACAGGCGCAATATGCCGAGACCGGCCAACCGGGGGACCCCACCAGCTGGCGCTCCGCCGAATACCAGAGCGACTGGGGCCTGGGGCGAATGAAGGCCGATGAAGCCTATGCCGCCGGGATCAGCGGTAACGGCGTGAAGATCGGTGCGCTGGACTCGGGTTTCGATGCCAATCACCCCGAAGCGTCCAAAGACCGCTTTCATCCGGTCACGGCCAGCGGCACCTACGTCGATGGCAGTGCCTTCAGTACCACGGGTGCGCTCAACCCGAACAACGATTCCCACGGCACCCACGTCACCGGCACCATGGGCGCGGCGCGCGACGGTGTGGGCATGCATGGCGTTGCGTACAACGCTCAGGTTTTTGTCGGCAACACCAACGCCAACGACAGCTTCCTGTTCGGCCCGACGCCGGACCCCAAGTATTTCAAGGCGGTGTACAGCGCCCTGGTGGATTCCGGCGTGCGCGCCATCAACAACAGCTGGGGCAGCCAGCCCAAGGACGTGAGCTACCAGACCCTGGGCGATCTGCATGCAGCCTATGCCCAGCACTACAACCGTGGCACCTGGCTGGATGCGGCGGCGGATGTGGCCAAGGCCGGTGTGATCAACGTGTTCAGCGCCGGCAACAGCGGCTACGCGAACGCCAGCGTGCGCTCGGCCTTGCCGTACTTCCAACCGGAACTGGAAGGCCACTGGCTGGCGGTGTCGGGGCTGGATAAGGCCAACAACCAGAAATACAACAAGTGCGGCATCGCCAAGTACTGGTGTATCTCCACCCCCGGTGCGCTGATCAACAGCACCATCCCGGACGGCGGTTACGGCGTGAAATCCGGCACTTCGATGTCGGCGCCCCATGCCACGGGCGCGTTGGCGCTGGTGATGGAGCGCTACCCGTATATGACCAACGAGCAGGCGTTGCAGGTGCTGTTGACCACCGCCACGCAACTTGACGGCTCGATCACCCAGGCGCCCAACGCCATCGTCGGCTGGGGCGTGCCGGACCTGGGCCGGGCGATGCACGGGCCGGGGCAGTTGCTCGGCGTCACCAATGTGAACCTGGCGGCTGGGCAGGGCGATGTGTGGAGCAACGGCATTTCCGACCAGGCTCTGCTCCAGCGCCAGGCAGAAGACCGCGCCGAGCACAGCGCCTGGCAGCAGACCCTGATCGATAAAGGCTGGCAGAACGGCGTGGGCGCCACGGCCAGCCAGCAGGACCAGACCGACTACGCCGTGGGCAGCGCACGCGATCAGGCCGCGGCGAACCGTGTGTACGAAGGCAGTCTGATCAAGTCCGGCGCCGGCAGCCTGGTGCTCAGCGGCGACAGCACGTACCGCGGTTCAACGACCGTCAACGGCGGCCTGTTGTCCGTGAACGGCTCGTTGATCTCGGCGGTGACCGTCAATAACAGCGGCACCCTCGGCGGCTCCGGGCGTATCGGCGCGCTGTCGGTAAACAGCGGTGGCCGCGTGGCGCCGGGCAACTCGGTGGGTACCTTGCAAGTGGCCGGGGATGTGAACCTGGGCGCGGGCTCCACCTACGCCGTGGAGCTGACGCCCACCAGCAGCGACCGCATCGTTGCAGGCGGCAAGGCGGTGCTGGAAGGCGGCACGGTGACCCTGGCCCTGGAAAACAGCTCGACTTTGTTGAGCCAGAGCCAGGCCCGGAGCTTGATCGGTCGCCAGTACTCCATTCTTGAAGCGGCCGGCGGTATCCAGGGCCAGTTCGGCCAGGTGCTGCCCAACTACCTGTTCCTGGGCGGCACCCTGGACTACGCCGCCAACGGCGTGCAACTGGCGGTGGGGCGCAACGATGCCAGCTTTGCCAGCGTCGGCGCCACCCGCAACCAGCGCGCCGTCGCCGCTGCCGCCGAGCAATTGGGCGCCGGCAACCCGGTGTACGAAAGCCTGCTGCAGTCGGACTCGGTTGCCACGGCGCAACAGGGCTTGCAGCAGCTGTCGGGTGAAATTTACCCGGCGGTGGGCGCGATGTTGATCAACGACAGCCGCCAACTGCGCGACGCGGTGGGCGAACGCTTGCGTCATGTACCAGTGGCCGGTGAAAGCAATCTGTGGCTCAAGGCCCTGGGCGCCTGGGGCAAGTCGGACAATCGCGGTGAAACGGCGGGTTCCACCACCTCCATCGGCGGCTTGCTGGCCGGCGTCGACGGCGCACTGGACGAACAGACCCGCATCGGCGTGGTGGCTGGTTACAGCGACAGCTCGTTGGGCCTGGGCAGCGGCACTCACGCCTCGGCGTCCATCGACAGCTATCACTTGGGCGCCTATGCCGGGCGCGAGCTGGGCGACTGGCGGGTGAGCGTCGGCGGTGCCTACAGCTGGCATCGCGGCGATGTGAAGCGTGACCTGCAATACGGCGAAGTCAGCGGCAAGCAGAAGACCAAGCTGGACGCCAGCACCGCGCAATTGTTCACCGAAGCCGCGTACCGCGTTCACCTGCAACCGCTGGCATTGGAGCCCTTCGCCAACCTGGCCTACGTGCACCTGGACAGTGAGTCGTTCCACGAAAAAGGCGCAGCAGCAGCTTTGGAGCGTGGCAGCGATCAACGCGATGCGGTGCTCGGCACCCTGGGCGTGCGAGCGTTGAAAACCCTGGCGCTGAACGACCACCAGCAGCTTGAGCTGTCGGGTTCCCTGGGCTGGCAACACAGCCTGACCGCCGTCGAGTCCGAAGAACGTCTGGCGTTTGTCGCCGGTGGGCCTTCATTCGACGTACGCAGCGCACCGTTGCTGCGCGATGCGGCGCTGGTGGGCGTGCAGGCGAGCCTGGCGCTGAGCCCGTCGACACGGGTCAACCTGGATTACAACGGCCAATTGGGTGGACGCGAGAAAACCCAGGGTGTGGGGCTGAGCCTGAACTGGCAGTTCTAA
- a CDS encoding autotransporter serine protease → MKKRKSGLTTAIHTGPGYPLKALSCVPYGALLCCLASLGTAQAAPYVETGKLGDAASWRSNEFKADWGLGAVHADTAYAAGYTGKGVKLGIFDQPVYAQHPEFASPNKVVTIVTEGIRQYTDPYIPVKAGDAFRYDGTPSLGSNGKLGNHGTHVGGIAAGNRDGGPMHGVAFNAQIISAENGDPGPEDGIILGNDGAVYKAGWDALVASGARIINNSWGIGIGDQYAKGGRDPAFPNFTVNEAQAQFNTIRPILGTIAGGAYQGAIDAARSGVLTIFAAGNDYNRNNPDAISGLAYFVPEIAPNWLSVAALQQNPDTSSANPYVISTFSSRCGYAASFCVSAPGTKIFSSIINGTNLDNLTTDYANFNGTSMAAPHVAGSAAVLMERFPYMSGDQISTLLKTTATDLGAPGIDSLYGWGMINLGKAVNGPGMFITAEDIPAEFRIDGAYGSGQFVADLPGIGAVVDAGKPTERVCNDVHCGLDVWSNDISGHGGLTKQGIGALVLTGANTYSGPTLVNQGLLAINGSLTSDVTVSQSGVLGGSGRIGSLSAKSGGTVAPGNSIGTLNVAGNVTFEPGSTYAVELSPTSSDRIVAGGTATLNGGTVTLALENSPTLLSATQAQSLIGRQYNILQAAGGITGQFGAVLPNYLFIGGTLNYAANGVQLDVARTNSFASVAATPNQRAVAAAAEQLGAGNGVYESLLLAPTAASAQGAFQQLSGEVYPALETALVNDSRYVREAVGERLRNGEMGATSQAIDSRGNVWVKALGAWGKTDSRSDTAGYTTSIGGMLAGVDGALDDATRIGLVAGYSDTSLNMGSDTHSRASVDSYHFGAYAGHEIGAWRLSGGATYSWHRADVKRDLQYGDVSGKQKAKVDAHSTQVFTEAAYRVNLQPLALEPFANLAYVHLDTDGFTEKGDAAALKSGDDSRDLVLSTLGVRALKTFNVNDHQQLEVSGTLGWQHNLSSTDSEQHLAFASGGPSFAVESAPMVRDAALVGARVSLALSKDARVNFDYNGLLASKEKVHGVGLSLDWAF, encoded by the coding sequence GTGAAAAAACGCAAGTCAGGGTTAACTACCGCCATCCACACCGGCCCGGGCTACCCGCTCAAGGCTTTGAGTTGCGTGCCATACGGCGCGTTGCTGTGCTGCCTGGCAAGCCTGGGGACCGCCCAGGCCGCACCCTATGTGGAAACCGGCAAACTGGGCGACGCCGCCAGTTGGCGCAGCAATGAGTTCAAGGCCGATTGGGGCCTGGGCGCGGTACATGCCGACACGGCATACGCCGCAGGCTACACCGGCAAGGGCGTCAAGCTGGGCATCTTCGATCAGCCGGTATATGCCCAGCATCCGGAATTCGCCAGCCCGAACAAAGTAGTGACGATTGTCACCGAAGGCATCCGCCAATACACCGACCCGTATATCCCGGTGAAGGCCGGTGACGCGTTTCGCTATGACGGCACGCCGTCCCTGGGCTCCAACGGCAAGCTGGGCAACCACGGCACCCACGTCGGCGGCATTGCTGCCGGTAACCGCGACGGCGGGCCGATGCATGGCGTGGCGTTCAACGCGCAAATCATCAGCGCGGAAAACGGCGACCCAGGCCCGGAAGACGGGATCATCCTGGGCAACGATGGCGCGGTGTACAAAGCCGGTTGGGACGCGCTGGTCGCCAGCGGCGCGCGGATCATCAACAACAGCTGGGGCATTGGCATCGGTGATCAGTACGCCAAGGGTGGCCGCGATCCCGCCTTCCCCAACTTCACCGTCAATGAGGCCCAGGCGCAGTTCAATACCATCCGGCCGATCCTCGGCACGATTGCCGGCGGCGCTTACCAAGGCGCAATCGATGCCGCCCGCAGCGGTGTGCTGACCATCTTCGCCGCCGGCAACGACTACAACCGCAACAACCCGGACGCCATTTCCGGCCTGGCGTACTTCGTCCCCGAAATTGCACCGAACTGGCTGTCGGTTGCGGCCCTGCAGCAGAACCCGGACACCAGCAGTGCCAACCCGTATGTGATCAGCACCTTCTCTTCGCGCTGCGGCTATGCGGCGAGTTTCTGTGTGTCGGCACCGGGTACCAAGATTTTCAGCTCGATCATCAACGGCACCAACCTGGACAACCTCACCACCGACTACGCCAACTTCAACGGCACCTCCATGGCCGCGCCCCACGTGGCCGGCAGCGCGGCGGTGCTGATGGAGCGCTTCCCGTACATGAGTGGCGACCAGATCTCCACACTGCTCAAGACCACCGCCACCGACCTCGGCGCGCCAGGCATCGACTCGCTGTACGGCTGGGGCATGATCAACCTGGGCAAGGCGGTCAATGGGCCGGGGATGTTCATTACCGCCGAGGACATTCCGGCTGAGTTTCGCATTGACGGCGCCTACGGCAGTGGCCAGTTCGTCGCGGACCTGCCGGGGATAGGCGCGGTGGTGGATGCCGGTAAACCGACAGAGCGCGTGTGCAACGACGTGCACTGCGGGCTGGATGTATGGAGTAACGATATCTCCGGGCATGGCGGCCTGACCAAGCAGGGCATTGGTGCCCTGGTGCTGACCGGCGCCAACACCTACAGCGGCCCGACCCTGGTCAACCAGGGGTTGCTGGCGATCAACGGCTCGCTCACCTCCGACGTCACCGTCAGCCAGAGCGGCGTGCTCGGTGGCTCGGGGCGTATCGGCTCGCTGAGCGCAAAAAGCGGCGGCACCGTGGCGCCGGGCAACTCCATCGGTACCCTGAACGTGGCGGGCAATGTCACCTTCGAGCCGGGCTCGACGTACGCGGTGGAATTGTCGCCCACCAGCAGCGACCGTATCGTCGCCGGCGGCACCGCCACGCTGAACGGCGGCACCGTGACCCTGGCCCTGGAAAACAGCCCGACGTTGCTCAGCGCAACCCAGGCGCAAAGCCTGATTGGCCGTCAGTACAACATCCTGCAAGCGGCCGGCGGTATCACCGGCCAATTCGGTGCAGTCCTGCCGAACTACCTGTTCATCGGTGGCACCTTGAACTACGCAGCCAATGGCGTGCAGCTGGATGTGGCGCGCACCAACAGCTTCGCCAGTGTGGCCGCAACGCCGAACCAGCGCGCCGTCGCCGCTGCCGCCGAGCAATTGGGCGCGGGCAATGGGGTGTATGAAAGCCTGCTGCTGGCACCGACGGCGGCCTCGGCCCAGGGTGCGTTCCAGCAACTGAGTGGCGAAGTCTACCCGGCGTTGGAGACTGCATTGGTCAATGACAGCCGCTACGTGCGCGAAGCGGTCGGTGAACGGCTGCGCAATGGGGAAATGGGCGCCACCAGCCAAGCCATCGACAGCCGTGGCAACGTGTGGGTCAAGGCACTGGGTGCCTGGGGCAAGACCGACAGCCGCAGCGACACGGCGGGCTACACCACTTCTATCGGCGGCATGCTCGCCGGGGTGGACGGTGCCCTCGACGACGCGACACGCATCGGTCTGGTGGCGGGCTACAGCGATACGTCGCTGAACATGGGCAGCGATACCCATAGCCGTGCGTCGGTGGACAGCTACCACTTCGGCGCCTACGCCGGGCATGAAATCGGCGCCTGGCGCCTGAGCGGCGGCGCGACCTACAGCTGGCACCGCGCCGATGTGAAGCGCGACCTGCAATACGGTGACGTGAGCGGCAAGCAGAAAGCCAAGGTCGACGCCCACAGCACCCAGGTGTTTACCGAGGCGGCGTACCGCGTCAACCTGCAGCCACTGGCGCTGGAGCCGTTCGCCAACCTGGCCTACGTGCACCTGGACACCGATGGCTTCACCGAGAAGGGCGATGCCGCCGCGCTGAAAAGTGGCGACGACAGCCGCGACCTGGTGTTGAGCACCCTGGGTGTGCGCGCCTTGAAGACCTTCAACGTCAACGATCACCAGCAACTGGAAGTGTCCGGCACCCTGGGCTGGCAGCACAACTTGAGCAGTACCGACTCCGAACAGCACCTGGCGTTTGCCTCCGGTGGGCCTTCGTTCGCGGTGGAAAGCGCGCCGATGGTGCGTGATGCCGCGCTGGTCGGTGCACGGGTAAGCCTGGCGTTGAGCAAGGATGCGCGGGTCAACTTCGATTACAACGGTTTGCTGGCCAGCAAGGAGAAGGTGCACGGCGTCGGCCTGAGTCTGGACTGGGCGTTCTAA
- a CDS encoding lipase, with product MGIFDYKNLGAEGSKTLFADAMAITLYSYHNLDNGFAVGYQHNGLGLGLPATLVGALLGSTDSQGVIPGVPWNPDSEKAALDAVQQAGWTPISASTLGYTGKVDARGTFFGEKPGYTTAQVEVLGKYDDAGKLLEIGIGFRGTSGPRESLITDSIGDLINDLLAALGPKDYAKNYAGEAFGGLLKNVAEFAGAHGLSGQDVVVSGHSLGGLAVNSMADLSDSKWSGFYKDSNYVAYASPTQSAGDKVLNVGYENDPVFRALDGASSNLSTLGVHDKPHESTTDNIVSFNDHYASTLWNALPFSILNLPTWVSHLPTGYGDGMTRILDSGFYEQMTRDSTVIVANLSDPARATTWVQDLNRNAEVHKGNTFIIGSHGNDLIQGGKGADFIEGGKGNDTIRDSSGHNTFLFSEHFGNDRVIGYQATDKLVFDGVGGSTDYRDHAKLVGGDTVISFGADSVTLVGVSSVSGEGIMIG from the coding sequence ATGGGTATCTTTGACTATAAAAACCTCGGAGCCGAGGGTTCCAAGACGCTGTTCGCCGATGCGATGGCGATCACCTTGTATTCCTACCACAACCTGGATAACGGCTTTGCCGTGGGGTATCAGCATAACGGCCTCGGCCTGGGCTTGCCGGCCACGCTGGTGGGCGCCTTGCTGGGCAGTACCGATTCCCAGGGGGTGATTCCCGGCGTTCCCTGGAACCCCGATTCGGAAAAAGCCGCCCTGGACGCGGTGCAACAGGCGGGCTGGACGCCCATCAGCGCCAGCACCCTGGGCTACACCGGAAAAGTCGACGCAAGGGGCACGTTCTTTGGCGAGAAGCCCGGCTACACCACGGCTCAGGTCGAGGTGCTGGGCAAGTACGATGATGCGGGAAAGCTGCTGGAAATCGGCATTGGGTTTCGCGGCACTTCAGGGCCGCGCGAGAGCCTGATCACCGACTCCATCGGCGACCTGATCAATGACCTGCTCGCCGCCCTCGGCCCCAAGGACTATGCGAAAAACTACGCTGGCGAAGCCTTCGGCGGCTTGCTCAAGAATGTCGCCGAGTTTGCCGGCGCCCACGGCCTGAGCGGCCAGGATGTAGTCGTCAGCGGGCATAGCCTGGGAGGGCTTGCGGTCAACAGCATGGCCGACTTGAGCGACAGCAAGTGGTCAGGCTTCTACAAGGACTCCAACTACGTAGCCTATGCCTCGCCGACACAAAGTGCCGGTGACAAGGTGCTGAACGTGGGCTACGAAAATGATCCGGTGTTCCGCGCGCTGGATGGCGCGTCGTCCAACCTGTCGACGCTGGGCGTGCACGACAAACCCCACGAATCCACCACCGATAATATCGTCAGCTTCAACGACCACTACGCGTCAACGTTGTGGAACGCGCTGCCCTTTTCCATCCTCAACCTGCCGACCTGGGTGTCTCACTTGCCTACCGGTTATGGCGACGGCATGACGCGCATTCTCGACTCAGGCTTCTACGAGCAGATGACCCGCGATTCCACGGTGATCGTCGCCAACCTGTCCGACCCGGCAAGGGCCACCACCTGGGTGCAAGACCTCAACCGCAATGCCGAAGTACACAAGGGCAACACCTTCATTATCGGCAGCCACGGTAATGACCTGATCCAGGGCGGCAAGGGCGCTGACTTTATCGAGGGCGGCAAAGGCAACGACACGATTCGCGACAGCAGCGGGCATAACACTTTTCTGTTCAGCGAGCACTTTGGCAACGACCGGGTGATTGGCTATCAGGCGACGGATAAGCTGGTGTTCGACGGGGTAGGGGGCAGCACGGATTACCGTGACCACGCCAAGCTGGTAGGCGGGGATACCGTGATCAGCTTCGGCGCCGACTCGGTGACACTGGTGGGTGTGAGCAGTGTGTCGGGGGAGGGGATAATGATCGGCTGA
- a CDS encoding YgdI/YgdR family lipoprotein — protein MNMKNLGLPLVALTFLVLAGCSTQTVVTLQNGTQYLTKDTPNAKTADGFYEFTDIAGKRIRIKAADVATVRKEQ, from the coding sequence ATGAACATGAAGAATTTGGGTCTGCCGCTGGTTGCACTCACTTTTCTGGTATTGGCCGGTTGCTCTACGCAAACGGTGGTGACGTTGCAAAACGGCACGCAGTATTTGACCAAGGACACCCCCAACGCCAAGACCGCCGACGGCTTCTATGAATTCACCGATATCGCCGGCAAGCGCATTCGGATCAAAGCAGCCGACGTGGCCACGGTGCGCAAGGAACAATAA